The following are from one region of the Stanieria cyanosphaera PCC 7437 genome:
- a CDS encoding prohibitin family protein translates to MKFIFTTITALISFIIALNKSEIAGEKNKQLVRTIGLLVGIIAAFATIYQLIFRFLIIIPAGTVGVVETFGKVSEQTLNPGVNWITPFSNVVEYSTRLKDIKETVNTTSSEGLNLDIDVSLQYRLEPQKAVLIYNNIGIKEEEILISRFRSIIRQITASHEAKDIYGSKRQEITQLLHQELSKQLNPLGFIVEESLLRKVTLPEKIQEAIQQKIEAEQESDRQQFINQKKRQELEFEIEKAKQEAERQKIEAQGIAEAQKLISQSLTEQVLQLKAIEATQKLAESQNTKIVIVGRNEDGLPLILQNP, encoded by the coding sequence ATGAAATTTATTTTTACTACTATTACGGCTTTAATTTCTTTTATAATTGCTTTGAATAAATCAGAAATAGCTGGAGAAAAAAATAAACAATTAGTAAGAACAATAGGCTTATTAGTTGGTATTATTGCTGCTTTTGCTACTATTTATCAATTAATTTTTCGCTTTCTGATTATTATTCCTGCTGGTACAGTTGGGGTAGTAGAAACTTTTGGTAAAGTATCAGAACAAACTCTTAATCCTGGAGTAAACTGGATTACTCCATTTAGCAATGTAGTTGAGTATTCTACCCGTCTTAAAGATATTAAAGAAACAGTTAATACTACTTCTTCTGAAGGATTAAATTTAGATATTGATGTAAGTTTACAATATCGACTTGAACCTCAAAAAGCAGTATTAATATATAACAATATTGGTATTAAAGAAGAAGAAATTTTAATTTCTCGCTTTCGTTCAATTATTCGACAAATTACTGCCAGTCATGAAGCTAAAGATATTTATGGTAGTAAACGTCAAGAAATTACTCAACTTCTACATCAAGAACTCAGCAAACAATTAAATCCTTTGGGTTTTATTGTCGAAGAAAGCTTATTAAGAAAAGTGACTTTACCAGAAAAAATTCAAGAGGCTATTCAGCAAAAAATTGAAGCAGAACAAGAAAGCGATCGCCAGCAATTTATTAATCAGAAAAAACGACAAGAATTAGAATTTGAAATCGAAAAAGCTAAACAAGAAGCCGAACGTCAAAAAATTGAAGCTCAAGGTATTGCAGAAGCACAAAAATTAATTTCTCAAAGTTTAACCGAACAAGTTTTACAATTAAAAGCAATTGAAGCAACTCAGAAACTAGCAGAATCTCAAAATACTAAAATAGTTATAGTTGGTCGTAATGAAGATGGTTTACCTTTGATTTTACAAAATCCTTAA
- a CDS encoding NAD(P)/FAD-dependent oxidoreductase, with protein MTNSTNIYDIAIVGAGLAGLTCAQHLQQQRYKVIVVDKSRGVGGRVATRRINKTCVDHGLSFLEIQGKQTEELIQQLTQANILKLWDGKIYQLDSQNNLKPTPPIKSYIVPQGINTIAKYLARGLEVKRQFQVTAIKSIENIWQILTESNQEIKAKAIVMAIPAPQTLPILESQVPTKLINQLRQVQFYPCITMMAGYDSQYLSDLPSWHGVKINNQTDLIWITLDSSKRDTMTQPVFVFHSTPEFAQKYLDVTDLQSAAKQLLQQAASLFLPWLDSPQWLQVHRWRYSIPSHSLSLPCLSTTQPLPLVCCGDWCNGNRVEDALISGLASADRISGLI; from the coding sequence ATGACCAATAGCACAAATATATATGATATTGCGATCGTCGGTGCTGGTTTAGCAGGATTAACTTGCGCACAACACCTGCAACAACAAAGATACAAAGTGATAGTTGTAGATAAATCTCGTGGTGTAGGTGGTAGAGTTGCCACTAGAAGAATTAATAAAACCTGTGTCGATCATGGTTTATCTTTTTTAGAAATTCAAGGCAAACAAACAGAAGAATTAATTCAACAACTTACCCAAGCAAATATTCTTAAACTCTGGGATGGTAAAATCTATCAACTCGACTCCCAAAACAATCTTAAACCGACTCCCCCAATTAAAAGTTACATTGTTCCTCAAGGCATAAACACAATCGCAAAATATTTAGCGAGAGGTTTGGAAGTTAAAAGACAATTTCAAGTTACTGCGATCAAATCAATCGAAAACATTTGGCAAATTTTAACTGAATCTAATCAAGAGATTAAAGCTAAAGCTATTGTAATGGCAATACCTGCACCCCAAACTTTACCAATTTTAGAATCTCAAGTACCAACCAAGTTAATTAATCAATTACGTCAGGTACAATTTTATCCTTGCATTACCATGATGGCAGGATACGATTCTCAATATCTCTCAGACTTACCATCGTGGCACGGAGTTAAAATTAATAACCAAACCGATTTAATTTGGATCACTTTAGATAGTAGTAAAAGAGATACTATGACTCAACCTGTTTTTGTTTTTCATAGTACTCCTGAATTTGCTCAAAAATATTTAGATGTTACTGACTTACAATCAGCAGCAAAGCAATTATTACAACAAGCAGCTTCTTTATTTTTACCTTGGTTAGATTCTCCTCAATGGCTACAAGTACATCGTTGGCGTTATTCTATTCCTAGTCACTCTCTATCTTTACCCTGTTTGTCAACAACCCAACCTTTACCTTTAGTTTGTTGTGGTGACTGGTGTAACGGCAATCGAGTCGAAGATGCCTTGATTTCTGGTTTAGCTAGTGCAGATCGAATTAGTGGATTAATTTAA
- a CDS encoding agenet domain-containing protein, which yields MKHKLMFGAAFMATWLGIMIPNALASHCSIGQKGEVLWKGNWYSAKVLDVDGDYCYITYDGYDSSWDEWVEPQRFRSAYRVGDSVKIYWQGQWYPGQILAISGNSYQITYYGYDSSWNEWVESSRLSR from the coding sequence ATGAAACACAAACTAATGTTTGGCGCAGCTTTCATGGCAACATGGTTAGGAATAATGATTCCTAATGCTTTAGCTAGTCATTGTTCTATTGGTCAAAAAGGAGAAGTTCTTTGGAAAGGAAATTGGTATTCAGCCAAAGTTTTAGATGTAGATGGAGATTATTGCTATATCACCTATGATGGTTACGATAGTTCTTGGGATGAATGGGTTGAACCACAACGTTTTCGCTCAGCTTATCGAGTAGGAGATTCAGTTAAAATTTATTGGCAAGGTCAATGGTATCCAGGACAAATTTTAGCGATTAGTGGCAATAGTTATCAAATTACTTATTATGGTTACGATAGCTCTTGGAATGAATGGGTTGAATCTTCAAGACTTAGCCGTTAA
- a CDS encoding sugar phosphate nucleotidyltransferase — MKAMILAAGKGTRVRPITYTIPKPLIPILQKPVMEFLLELLRQHGFDQIMVNVSHLAHEIEGYFRDGQRFGVDIGYSFEGRIVEGKLVGEALGSAGGLRKIQDFNTFFDDTFIVLCGDALIDLDLTTAVKWHRAKGAIATIVTKSVPKEEVSSYGVVVTDDERRIKSFQEKPSVEEALSTEINTGIYIFEPEIFNYIPPQQKYDIGGDLFPKLVAMGAPFYAVSMDFEWVDIGKVPDYWQAIRGVLNREIKNVAIPGTEVLPGVYTGLNVAVNWDKVKIEGPVYIGSMTKIEDGATILGPTMIGPNCWICSGATVDNSVIFEYSRLGTGVRLVDKLVFGRYCVDKTGAAIDVQAAALDWLITDSRQIPPEQELTEHQVIKDLLQKEI, encoded by the coding sequence ATGAAAGCCATGATTCTGGCTGCTGGTAAAGGTACTCGCGTACGTCCGATCACATATACCATTCCTAAACCCTTGATTCCAATTCTACAAAAGCCTGTCATGGAGTTTTTGTTAGAACTACTAAGGCAGCATGGTTTTGACCAAATTATGGTAAATGTTAGTCATTTGGCTCATGAAATTGAAGGCTATTTTCGCGATGGTCAACGCTTCGGAGTTGATATTGGTTATTCCTTTGAAGGAAGAATAGTTGAAGGTAAGTTAGTTGGTGAAGCTCTTGGTTCTGCTGGTGGTCTAAGAAAAATCCAAGACTTTAATACTTTTTTTGATGATACTTTTATTGTACTGTGCGGTGACGCTTTAATTGATTTAGATTTAACCACAGCAGTAAAATGGCATAGAGCCAAAGGTGCGATCGCGACAATTGTAACTAAGTCTGTACCAAAAGAAGAAGTATCAAGTTATGGGGTTGTGGTTACCGACGATGAAAGGAGAATTAAATCTTTTCAAGAAAAGCCTTCGGTAGAAGAAGCATTAAGTACTGAAATTAATACAGGTATTTATATCTTTGAACCAGAGATTTTTAACTATATTCCTCCCCAACAAAAATACGATATCGGTGGCGATTTATTTCCCAAATTAGTAGCCATGGGAGCTCCTTTTTATGCAGTATCGATGGATTTTGAATGGGTAGATATTGGTAAAGTTCCTGATTATTGGCAAGCTATTCGCGGTGTTCTCAACAGAGAAATTAAGAATGTTGCCATTCCTGGTACAGAAGTTTTACCAGGTGTTTATACAGGATTAAATGTAGCGGTTAACTGGGATAAAGTTAAAATTGAAGGCCCTGTCTACATCGGTAGTATGACTAAAATTGAAGATGGAGCAACTATTCTTGGTCCGACTATGATTGGACCCAATTGTTGGATTTGTAGTGGGGCAACCGTAGATAATAGTGTTATCTTTGAATATTCTCGTCTTGGTACAGGAGTACGTTTAGTAGATAAACTGGTTTTTGGACGATATTGTGTTGATAAAACTGGCGCAGCAATTGATGTCCAAGCAGCAGCTTTAGATTGGTTAATTACCGATTCTCGTCAAATTCCTCCTGAACAAGAATTAACCGAACATCAAGTCATTAAGGATTTATTGCAAAAGGAAATTTAA
- a CDS encoding pentapeptide repeat-containing protein — translation MSHHLEPYYKVLGLELGASLEEINKAYKNLAFVWHPDRFPQENQELIRSAAEKLKEINHARDLLRSFHRQNPQPYSQPKPQPKAYSQNPQQSKTYSQTYQQPKSQSKTYSQTQQQSKQSYSYNPRAYSSYSTKRENVRSQSEPVNSYYRPYYQDLKGIDLSRANLKEKDFSGRNLSGANLQGADLSDSFLHKVNLEEANLQEANLFRANLLKANLRKANLRDTNLIGADFSGADLSGADLTGAKMGTGHKIMVKLTGTNLKGTIFPDGSIHA, via the coding sequence GTGAGCCATCATTTAGAGCCATACTACAAAGTCCTAGGACTTGAACTAGGAGCATCTCTGGAAGAAATCAACAAAGCTTACAAAAATTTAGCATTTGTTTGGCATCCCGACCGCTTTCCTCAAGAAAATCAAGAGTTGATTCGTTCAGCAGCAGAAAAATTAAAAGAAATTAATCACGCTCGCGATTTGTTGCGTTCATTTCATCGTCAAAATCCGCAGCCTTATTCTCAACCAAAGCCTCAACCAAAAGCTTATAGTCAAAATCCGCAGCAATCTAAAACGTACAGTCAAACCTATCAACAACCAAAATCCCAATCTAAAACCTACAGTCAAACTCAGCAGCAATCAAAACAGTCTTACTCTTACAACCCAAGAGCTTATTCTAGTTATTCGACTAAAAGGGAAAATGTTCGTTCTCAATCCGAGCCAGTTAATTCATACTACAGACCGTATTATCAAGACCTGAAAGGAATAGATTTAAGTCGAGCTAATCTGAAAGAAAAAGACTTTTCTGGTAGAAACTTAAGTGGTGCGAATCTTCAAGGTGCGGACTTGAGCGATAGTTTTTTACATAAAGTTAATTTAGAAGAAGCAAACTTACAAGAAGCAAATCTTTTCCGAGCTAATTTATTAAAAGCCAATTTGAGAAAAGCGAATTTGCGTGACACTAATTTAATTGGTGCTGATTTTAGTGGTGCCGACTTAAGTGGTGCTGATTTGACTGGCGCAAAAATGGGAACTGGTCACAAAATCATGGTTAAATTAACTGGCACTAATTTGAAAGGAACAATTTTTCCTGATGGATCGATTCATGCTTAA
- a CDS encoding ABC transporter ATP-binding protein yields MTESVLDVRNLQVTFFTENKPVLAIDQINFQLKQGEKLGIVGESGSGKSVTSLAIMGLISNPGIITGGEIWFHSQSANQPVNLLAINPEERRKYRGGEIAMIFQEPMSALNPVLTIGFQIEEAILLHQKVSKTEARRKATSLLQEVQLIPSDQKLREQYLSENHASVTNDREINQYINQYKQDILKRYPHELSGGQLQRVTIAMAISCNPTVLIADEPTTALDVTVQATILDLLRQLCSQRGMSLIFITHDLGVIAELVDRVAVMYRGKIVESGEIRKIFTHPQHPYTKGLLACRPPLDRQLNYLPTVSDFMSVETDSNGELIIREKETETLNLQDITQPETNQARFNELSNHTPFLSIKNLHVGFPVKGMFGGTKKYFMAVNNISFDVYPGETLGLVGESGCGKSTLARTLLRLIPPTLQGEIWFRRENIAKWQVNDRKLRSFRREVQIVFQNPYNSLNPRLTIGKAIAEPLIVHNLGGNAKKRREKVAYLLERVGLNPDWMNRYPHEFSGGQRQRICIARALILQPQFIICDESVSALDVSVQAQVLNLLKKLQQEDNLTYIFISHDLSVVKFMSDRIMVMNKGKIEEINDAQQVYYHPQSEYTRKLIASIPQGKLSEVGE; encoded by the coding sequence ATGACCGAATCTGTTCTCGACGTTCGTAATCTTCAAGTAACATTTTTTACTGAAAACAAGCCTGTTTTGGCAATAGACCAAATCAATTTTCAACTTAAACAAGGTGAGAAATTAGGAATTGTCGGCGAATCTGGTTCGGGTAAATCAGTTACTTCTTTAGCAATTATGGGTTTAATTTCTAATCCTGGAATAATTACAGGGGGGGAAATTTGGTTTCATTCTCAATCAGCTAATCAACCAGTTAATCTTTTAGCAATTAACCCAGAAGAAAGAAGAAAATATCGTGGTGGAGAAATTGCCATGATTTTTCAAGAACCGATGAGTGCGCTAAATCCTGTTTTAACCATCGGTTTTCAAATTGAAGAAGCGATTTTATTACATCAAAAAGTTTCCAAAACAGAAGCTAGAAGAAAAGCTACTTCACTGCTGCAAGAAGTTCAATTAATTCCTAGCGATCAAAAACTGAGAGAACAATATTTAAGCGAAAATCATGCCAGTGTCACTAATGATAGGGAAATTAATCAATACATTAATCAATACAAACAAGACATTCTCAAACGCTATCCGCATGAACTTTCAGGGGGACAATTACAAAGGGTAACCATTGCGATGGCAATTTCGTGTAATCCGACAGTTTTAATTGCCGATGAACCTACTACTGCTTTAGATGTTACCGTTCAAGCGACAATTTTAGATTTGTTGCGTCAATTGTGCAGTCAAAGAGGGATGTCATTAATCTTTATTACTCATGACTTGGGGGTAATTGCCGAATTAGTCGATCGCGTAGCAGTAATGTATCGAGGTAAAATTGTTGAGTCAGGAGAAATTAGAAAAATTTTTACTCATCCTCAACATCCTTATACCAAAGGTTTACTCGCTTGTCGTCCGCCTCTAGATCGACAATTGAACTATTTACCCACAGTAAGTGATTTTATGTCGGTAGAAACTGACAGTAATGGAGAATTAATCATTCGCGAAAAAGAAACTGAGACATTGAATCTCCAAGACATTACTCAACCAGAAACTAATCAAGCCAGATTCAACGAATTATCCAATCATACTCCTTTCTTGTCAATCAAAAATCTTCATGTCGGTTTTCCTGTTAAAGGAATGTTTGGCGGAACGAAAAAATATTTTATGGCAGTCAATAATATTTCTTTTGATGTTTATCCAGGAGAAACTTTAGGTTTAGTTGGTGAGTCTGGTTGTGGCAAATCTACTTTAGCTAGAACCTTATTACGGTTAATTCCTCCTACCTTACAAGGAGAAATTTGGTTTAGAAGAGAAAATATTGCCAAATGGCAAGTCAATGACCGAAAATTACGCTCTTTTCGTCGTGAAGTTCAAATTGTCTTTCAAAATCCTTATAATTCTCTTAATCCTCGCCTAACGATTGGGAAAGCGATCGCAGAACCCCTAATCGTTCACAACTTGGGAGGAAATGCCAAAAAACGTCGAGAAAAAGTAGCCTATCTTTTAGAAAGAGTTGGTTTAAATCCTGATTGGATGAATCGTTATCCTCACGAATTTTCTGGTGGACAAAGACAAAGAATCTGTATCGCTCGTGCGTTAATCTTACAACCCCAGTTTATCATCTGCGACGAATCAGTTTCGGCTTTAGATGTTTCCGTACAAGCACAGGTATTAAACCTCCTCAAAAAACTACAACAGGAAGATAACTTAACCTATATTTTCATCTCCCACGATCTGAGTGTAGTTAAATTCATGAGCGATCGCATTATGGTAATGAATAAAGGTAAAATAGAAGAAATAAATGATGCTCAACAGGTTTATTATCATCCTCAAAGTGAATATACTCGCAAGTTAATTGCCTCAATTCCTCAAGGTAAATTGTCCGAAGTAGGAGAATAA
- a CDS encoding segregation/condensation protein A → MAITPAHEAIAKIIELAENGEINPWDVPVIDIIDRFLGELGLNDSLDANQVEANLPQSGQAFVWASMLVLLKAETLQLLQEPEELELPEGLEEEEFTLAQTNRRLLPTNLEDHLKRRSAAAPVRTRRVSLQELIQQLEHIASELESSSVTPNSTSTRSSRSRQEAMRAISQLAHNENLTELAIQLEQFLYRNLPQLFPQQNYIDWEQLISSWQNSDRPQENHSHENQPTSEKAGIFWALLLLSSQSKVELSQQEFYQDLSIRPLNA, encoded by the coding sequence ATGGCTATTACTCCTGCTCACGAAGCGATCGCAAAAATCATTGAATTGGCGGAAAATGGCGAAATTAATCCGTGGGATGTTCCTGTAATTGATATTATTGACCGTTTTCTAGGAGAATTAGGTCTAAACGATTCCCTTGATGCCAACCAAGTAGAGGCAAATTTACCGCAATCTGGTCAAGCGTTTGTTTGGGCATCTATGTTAGTTTTACTAAAGGCGGAAACTTTACAATTGTTGCAAGAACCAGAAGAACTAGAACTTCCAGAAGGTTTAGAGGAAGAAGAATTTACCTTAGCACAAACTAATCGCCGTCTTTTACCAACCAACTTAGAAGATCATCTCAAACGACGTTCTGCTGCTGCACCGGTTCGGACTCGTCGTGTTAGTTTACAAGAATTAATCCAACAATTGGAACACATTGCTTCGGAACTAGAATCTTCGTCTGTCACTCCCAATTCTACTTCTACCCGTTCTTCTCGTTCTCGTCAAGAAGCAATGCGGGCAATTTCACAATTAGCTCACAATGAAAATTTAACTGAATTAGCAATTCAACTCGAACAATTCCTGTATCGTAATTTACCGCAATTATTTCCTCAACAAAATTATATTGATTGGGAACAACTAATATCTAGCTGGCAAAATAGCGATCGCCCACAGGAAAATCACTCTCACGAAAACCAGCCCACTTCAGAAAAAGCAGGCATCTTTTGGGCTTTGTTATTACTTTCTTCTCAATCAAAAGTAGAGCTATCTCAGCAAGAATTTTATCAGGATTTAAGTATTAGACCACTAAATGCTTAA
- a CDS encoding DNA phosphorothioation system restriction enzyme: MNTDKHGYDDNFLITINWEKLAVEYEKKFRFNRVTESGSSYQYQLVGVPVIPTSIQLRNYQQQAVINWLRNKGRGTLKMATGSGKTIIALAIATELYHKIGLQVLLIICPFRHLVVQWQKECQKFNLNPILAMNRVDDWERELTNQLYNIRVCNQSFLTVITTNSTLISESFQSQLKFFPAKSLIIGDEAHNLGSIHSAASLPRKIGLRLALSATPERYFDDDGTETVFNYFGEIIPPEFSLADAIKQGALVPYLYHPILVQLTPEEAINYAKLTQKIGWILHKNQNWENETLTSLLTKRSRLIGAAENKLLALKELMQTRLNTSHTLFYCGDGYVDNYHLAYRRQIEAVTRILGKELGYRVNTYTNETSLENREQLRQQFERGELQGLVAIRCLDEGLDIPAIQTAVILASTTNPRQFIQRRGRILRPHPGKKQATLFDMIVMPPELDRNTWEVERNLLRKELNRFVEFANLASNSKEAIGKLLILQEQYQLID, translated from the coding sequence ATGAACACAGATAAACACGGATATGACGATAATTTTTTGATTACGATTAATTGGGAAAAGTTAGCGGTTGAATACGAGAAGAAATTTCGATTCAATCGAGTTACTGAATCTGGTAGTAGTTATCAATATCAACTTGTTGGAGTACCTGTAATTCCAACTTCAATTCAGTTGAGAAATTATCAACAACAAGCTGTAATTAATTGGTTGAGAAATAAAGGTAGAGGTACATTAAAAATGGCGACTGGTAGTGGAAAAACTATCATCGCTTTAGCGATCGCAACTGAACTTTATCACAAAATTGGGTTACAAGTTTTATTAATTATTTGTCCTTTTCGTCATTTAGTAGTGCAATGGCAAAAAGAATGTCAAAAATTTAATTTAAATCCAATTTTAGCAATGAATCGAGTTGATGATTGGGAAAGAGAACTAACTAATCAACTTTATAATATTCGTGTTTGTAATCAAAGTTTTTTAACAGTTATTACGACTAATTCAACTTTAATTAGTGAGAGTTTTCAATCTCAGTTAAAATTTTTCCCTGCCAAAAGTTTAATTATTGGGGATGAAGCACATAATTTAGGTTCAATTCATTCGGCAGCAAGTTTACCTCGCAAGATTGGATTACGTCTTGCTTTATCTGCTACTCCAGAAAGATATTTTGATGATGATGGTACTGAAACAGTTTTTAATTATTTTGGCGAAATTATTCCCCCAGAATTTAGTTTAGCGGATGCAATCAAACAGGGCGCATTAGTACCGTATCTTTATCACCCTATTTTAGTTCAATTAACTCCAGAAGAAGCAATTAATTATGCCAAACTTACGCAAAAAATTGGTTGGATTTTACATAAAAATCAAAACTGGGAAAATGAAACCTTAACTTCTTTATTAACAAAGCGATCGCGTTTGATTGGAGCAGCAGAAAATAAGTTATTAGCTTTAAAAGAATTAATGCAAACTAGATTAAATACTAGTCATACTTTATTTTATTGTGGTGATGGATATGTTGATAATTATCATCTTGCTTATCGTCGTCAAATTGAAGCTGTTACTCGTATTTTAGGTAAAGAATTAGGTTATCGAGTTAATACTTATACTAACGAAACTTCTTTAGAAAATAGAGAACAATTAAGACAACAATTTGAACGAGGAGAATTACAAGGATTAGTAGCTATTCGTTGTTTAGATGAAGGCTTAGACATTCCTGCAATTCAAACAGCAGTAATTTTAGCTAGTACTACTAATCCCCGTCAATTTATTCAACGTCGTGGCAGAATTTTACGCCCTCATCCAGGCAAAAAACAAGCAACCTTATTTGATATGATTGTTATGCCTCCAGAGTTAGACCGCAATACTTGGGAAGTAGAAAGAAATTTATTACGTAAAGAGTTGAATAGATTTGTAGAGTTTGCTAATTTAGCTAGTAATTCCAAAGAAGCTATTGGTAAATTATTAATACTTCAAGAACAGTATCAATTAATAGATTAA
- the thyD gene encoding thylakoid membrane protein ThyD, whose product MKIAITGATGFVGSRLVERLNQEKHQIVVLTRNPDKAKKVFPASAFSKVELVQYSPKQSGDWQKAIDGCDAVINLAGEPISERWTPQHKQEILESRKIGTQKIVEAIKQAEVKPQVLISGSAIGYYGTSETATFDENSSPGNDFLAEVCREWEAEAEQVKEAGVRLVIVRVGIVLGNGGALAKMIGPFKMFAGGPIGTGRQWFSWIHREDLVTLIITALNQTNMVGVYNATAPNPVRMAQFCQILGEVMNRPSWLPVPEFVLELLLGDGAKVVLEGQQVLPKQTQKLGFQYQYPELKSALKEVIASV is encoded by the coding sequence ATGAAAATAGCAATTACTGGAGCAACGGGATTTGTTGGTAGTCGTCTAGTTGAACGACTTAATCAAGAAAAGCATCAAATTGTAGTATTGACTCGTAATCCAGACAAAGCTAAAAAAGTTTTTCCTGCTTCTGCTTTTTCTAAGGTAGAACTAGTTCAGTATAGTCCTAAACAATCTGGAGATTGGCAAAAAGCAATTGACGGTTGTGATGCAGTGATTAATTTAGCTGGTGAACCTATTTCTGAACGTTGGACACCACAGCATAAGCAAGAAATTCTAGAGAGTCGCAAAATAGGAACTCAAAAAATAGTTGAAGCAATCAAACAAGCTGAAGTAAAACCGCAAGTTTTAATTAGTGGTTCGGCGATTGGTTACTATGGCACTAGTGAAACCGCTACTTTTGATGAAAATAGCTCTCCAGGAAATGATTTTTTAGCTGAAGTTTGTCGAGAATGGGAGGCAGAAGCAGAACAAGTTAAAGAGGCAGGAGTAAGATTAGTTATTGTTCGTGTGGGAATTGTACTTGGTAATGGTGGTGCTTTAGCTAAAATGATTGGACCGTTTAAAATGTTTGCAGGTGGACCAATTGGTACCGGTCGTCAATGGTTTTCTTGGATTCACCGCGAAGATTTAGTTACTTTGATTATTACGGCTCTGAATCAAACTAATATGGTAGGAGTATATAATGCTACTGCACCTAATCCTGTTCGTATGGCTCAATTTTGTCAGATTTTAGGTGAAGTCATGAATCGTCCTTCTTGGTTGCCCGTTCCTGAATTTGTTTTAGAGTTATTGTTAGGAGATGGAGCAAAAGTAGTCTTAGAAGGACAACAGGTATTGCCTAAGCAAACTCAAAAACTTGGGTTTCAATATCAATATCCCGAACTTAAATCAGCTTTAAAAGAAGTTATTGCTTCAGTTTAG